A part of Citrifermentans bremense genomic DNA contains:
- a CDS encoding TetR/AcrR family transcriptional regulator, with protein sequence MRITEQAKQQCRARILEKASELFCARGFDQTTTRDIALAAGVAAGTMFNYFPSKETMAMTMVSDALAAGEEEFRGRTGGELAEDLFGFIASGLRKLRPLRPFLGPVLERSLSPFPRKNVCPVGEAARQRHLDFMQQILASHGFSSAPDYVATTIYWSLYLGVLAFWTSDFSPNQEASQALVDYSVRTFVHIISGSAGGDGGEHVL encoded by the coding sequence ATGCGCATTACCGAACAGGCAAAACAGCAATGCCGGGCAAGGATCCTGGAAAAGGCATCCGAGCTTTTCTGCGCCCGCGGCTTCGACCAGACCACCACGCGCGACATAGCGCTCGCCGCCGGGGTCGCCGCGGGAACCATGTTCAACTATTTCCCCAGCAAGGAGACCATGGCGATGACCATGGTCTCCGACGCCCTCGCCGCAGGAGAAGAGGAATTCCGGGGGCGCACCGGCGGAGAACTTGCCGAGGACCTCTTCGGTTTCATCGCCTCGGGGCTGAGGAAGCTGCGCCCCCTGCGCCCCTTTCTCGGCCCAGTTCTGGAGCGCTCGTTAAGTCCGTTCCCGCGCAAGAATGTCTGCCCGGTGGGAGAGGCGGCGCGGCAGCGGCACCTCGACTTCATGCAGCAGATCCTAGCCAGCCACGGGTTCAGCTCCGCGCCCGATTACGTCGCCACGACCATCTACTGGTCGCTCTACCTGGGGGTGCTCGCCTTCTGGACCAGCGACTTCTCCCCCAACCAGGAAGCGAGCCAGGCCCTGGTGGACTACTCGGTCCGCACCTTTGTGCATATCATCTCCGGCAGCGCCGGGGGAGATGGAGGTGAGCATGTCCTGTAA
- a CDS encoding outer membrane lipoprotein-sorting protein: MIARFARPLAAAAAALFLVSLSVGWALAAPDARALLKESENRHRTKTQQYSGDLTVVNKEGKVRKKGWRSYREGYAGDAKNLIRFTDPPEVKGVGFLSLSRPGSDNPDQWLYLPSMKRERRIAPQDRDASFVGTDFNYEDMEEFDHEKYKVSLIGEEVAEGVPCYVIAAIPTEKGGKSVYQKLVLYLRKDILYLVREDLIRKGEKAPAKRMVLSDLKNVEGHWVAGRMEMTDLKKGSKTTVNLKQITFNRPHPAGRFTLQNLTREGGD; this comes from the coding sequence ATGATCGCACGATTCGCCAGACCACTCGCGGCCGCGGCCGCCGCCCTTTTTCTCGTTTCGCTCAGCGTGGGGTGGGCGCTCGCGGCTCCCGACGCCCGCGCGCTCCTCAAGGAGAGCGAAAACAGGCACCGCACGAAGACCCAGCAGTACTCAGGCGACCTCACCGTAGTGAACAAGGAGGGTAAGGTCCGCAAGAAGGGTTGGCGCAGCTACCGGGAAGGGTACGCCGGCGACGCCAAGAACCTGATCCGTTTCACCGATCCCCCCGAGGTGAAGGGGGTCGGCTTCCTCTCCCTCTCCCGCCCGGGCTCCGACAACCCGGACCAGTGGCTCTACCTCCCATCGATGAAGCGGGAGCGGCGCATCGCCCCGCAGGACCGCGACGCCTCCTTCGTCGGCACGGACTTCAACTACGAGGACATGGAGGAGTTCGACCACGAAAAGTACAAGGTCTCCCTGATCGGGGAGGAGGTGGCAGAGGGAGTTCCCTGCTACGTGATCGCCGCCATCCCTACCGAAAAGGGGGGCAAATCGGTGTACCAGAAACTCGTCCTTTACCTGAGGAAGGACATCCTCTACCTGGTCCGCGAGGACCTGATCAGGAAGGGGGAAAAGGCGCCTGCCAAGCGGATGGTCCTCTCCGACTTGAAGAACGTGGAGGGGCACTGGGTGGCTGGACGGATGGAGATGACCGACCTGAAAAAGGGAAGTAAGACGACCGTCAACCTGAAGCAGATCACCTTCAACCGTCCGCACCCGGCCGGCCGCTTCACGCTGCAGAACCTCACACGGGAGGGGGGAGATTGA
- a CDS encoding DUF1318 domain-containing protein, with protein sequence MGNRNRSTFDVRPSRVRAGAGLLPLALGLALLLGGCTLAKVDVNVVSERTSLENQVLGTYNALSEDVLLVASVRGVSPTGKVDAPQKHTPEHQEAAQALEAIAFHADDVETFKRLGWVGENLEGNLTPFERALPEKAPADLKAFAARFSEGEFKQVVDEVNRSREILMLRVVRTNENFTAKDLPAIRKVFARINRQNSAPGTKVQGDDGRWVNQ encoded by the coding sequence ATGGGAAATAGAAACCGTTCAACGTTCGACGTTCGACCTTCCAGAGTCAGAGCCGGGGCAGGCCTCCTGCCGCTTGCGCTGGGGCTGGCGCTCCTTCTTGGGGGCTGCACGCTGGCAAAGGTGGACGTGAACGTGGTGAGCGAGAGGACCTCCCTGGAAAACCAGGTGCTCGGGACATACAACGCGCTCTCGGAGGACGTGCTCCTGGTTGCCTCTGTCCGGGGCGTGTCGCCGACAGGCAAGGTGGACGCGCCCCAGAAACACACGCCGGAACACCAGGAAGCGGCGCAGGCGCTGGAGGCAATTGCCTTCCACGCCGACGACGTGGAGACCTTCAAGCGGCTGGGGTGGGTCGGGGAGAACCTGGAGGGGAACCTCACCCCCTTCGAACGTGCCCTTCCGGAAAAGGCACCCGCAGACCTCAAGGCCTTTGCCGCGCGCTTCAGCGAGGGTGAATTCAAGCAGGTGGTAGACGAGGTGAACCGCTCCCGCGAGATCCTGATGCTCAGGGTGGTGCGCACCAACGAGAACTTTACGGCGAAGGATCTCCCCGCCATCAGGAAGGTCTTTGCCCGCATCAATCGGCAAAACAGCGCCCCCGGCACTAAGGTCCAGGGGGACGACGGCCGCTGGGTGAACCAATGA
- a CDS encoding ABC transporter ATP-binding protein: protein MLQLRDVVKSYEGKSTVTALAGITLSIAPGEMVAIMGPSGSGKSTLLNLMGGLDVPTSGQLLVAGKDLARESEKGRSLFRRSNVSYIFQAYHLMPTLRVRQNVALPLQLAGVSAKKAALQVERVLAEVGLEQRGDHLPDELSGGERQRVAIARALVTGAPLLLADEPTGNLDSARGKEILALLRSIHAQRNTTIVMVTHDHDAASACDRLIRLRDGKVEDDGLAGGER, encoded by the coding sequence ATGCTGCAGCTTCGTGACGTGGTGAAATCCTACGAGGGGAAATCCACGGTGACCGCGCTCGCCGGGATCACCCTTTCCATCGCCCCCGGCGAGATGGTGGCCATCATGGGCCCCTCCGGCTCGGGAAAATCCACGCTGCTGAACCTGATGGGGGGGCTCGACGTCCCGACCTCGGGACAGCTGCTGGTCGCGGGGAAGGATCTCGCACGGGAAAGCGAGAAGGGGCGCTCGCTCTTTCGCCGCAGCAACGTCTCCTACATCTTTCAGGCTTACCACCTGATGCCGACGCTCAGGGTGCGGCAGAACGTGGCGCTTCCTCTGCAGTTGGCCGGCGTCTCTGCGAAGAAGGCGGCACTGCAGGTGGAACGGGTCCTCGCCGAAGTGGGGTTGGAGCAGCGCGGCGACCATCTCCCGGACGAGCTCTCCGGCGGCGAAAGGCAGCGGGTAGCCATCGCGCGCGCACTGGTGACCGGCGCGCCGCTGCTCCTCGCGGACGAGCCCACCGGAAACCTCGACAGCGCACGCGGCAAGGAAATCCTCGCCTTGCTGCGCTCCATCCACGCCCAGAGGAACACCACCATCGTCATGGTCACCCATGACCACGACGCGGCCTCAGCCTGCGACCGCCTGATCAGGCTGCGCGACGGGAAGGTGGAGGACGACGGTCTCGCCGGAGGTGAAAGATGA
- a CDS encoding ABC transporter permease, which produces MRFLLRTLSLSYARRHLAKTILTLLGVVVGVTTFSSIKTAQDALVKGIGSTVDRVAGKAHLQVTMEGGVPEEVQERLRSLPEIRATSPVIEQIVVPERAELGSLMVVGVDLLGDREMRDYGFEGDDADLDDPLLFLAQPDSALFTRDFAQRAGLATGKSLSLKLPTGAKKVTARGLMRPKGFAEAFGGNLMVVDVYAAQELFGRGRRFDRIDVRLQDGVTVAQGTAALEKTLGPAFRVETPARRGEQMERLVANFTAGFNVSSAFALAIGVFLIFNAFNVAVNRRRRDIGTLRALGATPRQVQVLFLAEALILGVAGGVLGCLTGTAFSQGLLVSMGKSTESIYGISGSGVVHLTPAIALQSILLGVGASLLGAWGPALSASRIPPTEAFAKGAFQARVERRVAPRLAAAAVLAAAAVYCALFSPLAANQMLLTVLILGGAALVLILGPISRAVLVAAAPLLSRIFPSAGPLSSDALLGNPRRSAGTIMAMALSLTFVLGLGGYLGSTKGTILRWMDDVLTCDLFVRASANFTRGDYLYPGALREELLQVPGVRAVESYRAIKPMYRGRQISVGSMEVASLLDRAKYEFAQGDARAMREGATKGMCTVSENFYRRFHLGVGDQVELMTPGGLVKFPISAVIRDYSSDQGAVFLDRSTFLKHWKDDRVDIYDVSVHPGVDPKAVREQIRARLAGRHPALISTQAEFKAEIGKAVDAFYAVMRITVFLALGVAFLGIVTALLISVAERTREIGILKALGAIPSQIAKSVVVEALVLALVGLLLAIPAGNLFASFMEGPVAVAFTGWTMPHRYPWDVLGQLLFALPLVSALAAWVPARQAARVKVTEAIEYE; this is translated from the coding sequence ATGAGGTTCCTACTCCGCACCCTCTCCCTTTCCTACGCACGGCGGCACCTGGCCAAAACGATCCTCACCCTGTTGGGGGTGGTGGTCGGCGTCACCACCTTCAGCTCCATCAAGACCGCTCAGGACGCCCTGGTGAAAGGGATCGGCTCTACAGTGGACCGCGTCGCCGGAAAGGCGCACCTGCAGGTGACCATGGAAGGAGGGGTCCCCGAGGAGGTCCAGGAAAGACTCCGGTCGCTACCCGAGATCAGGGCCACCTCTCCGGTGATCGAGCAGATCGTGGTCCCGGAAAGGGCAGAGCTGGGAAGCCTGATGGTGGTAGGCGTCGACCTTCTGGGCGACCGCGAGATGCGCGACTACGGCTTCGAGGGGGACGACGCCGACCTGGACGACCCGCTCCTCTTCCTGGCCCAGCCCGACTCGGCCCTCTTCACCCGCGACTTCGCCCAAAGGGCAGGGCTCGCCACCGGTAAATCGCTCTCGCTGAAGCTCCCGACCGGGGCCAAGAAGGTGACGGCGCGCGGGCTCATGAGGCCAAAGGGGTTCGCCGAGGCCTTCGGCGGCAACCTGATGGTGGTCGACGTCTACGCCGCGCAGGAGCTCTTCGGAAGGGGGAGGCGCTTTGACCGGATCGACGTGCGGCTCCAGGACGGGGTGACCGTGGCGCAGGGGACCGCGGCGCTGGAAAAGACGCTCGGTCCTGCCTTCCGGGTGGAGACCCCGGCGCGCCGCGGCGAGCAGATGGAGCGCCTGGTGGCGAACTTCACCGCCGGCTTCAACGTCTCCAGCGCCTTCGCCCTCGCCATCGGCGTCTTCCTGATCTTCAACGCCTTCAACGTGGCGGTGAACCGCCGCCGCCGGGACATCGGGACGCTCAGGGCTCTCGGCGCCACGCCGCGCCAGGTCCAGGTACTCTTCCTCGCCGAGGCGCTCATCCTGGGCGTCGCAGGCGGGGTCCTCGGCTGTCTTACCGGGACCGCCTTTTCCCAGGGGCTCCTGGTGAGCATGGGGAAGAGCACCGAATCGATCTACGGCATCAGCGGCTCCGGCGTGGTTCACCTCACCCCGGCCATAGCGCTGCAGTCGATCCTGCTCGGGGTCGGCGCCTCGCTCCTCGGTGCCTGGGGACCTGCTCTTTCCGCCTCGCGCATCCCCCCTACCGAGGCCTTCGCCAAGGGTGCGTTCCAGGCCCGGGTCGAGCGCCGGGTGGCGCCGCGGCTGGCAGCGGCGGCCGTGCTTGCCGCAGCTGCTGTGTACTGCGCCCTTTTCTCGCCGCTTGCGGCTAACCAGATGCTGCTGACGGTGCTCATCCTGGGCGGGGCTGCGCTTGTCCTGATCCTGGGGCCGATCTCCCGCGCCGTCCTGGTTGCAGCGGCGCCGCTCCTCTCCCGGATCTTCCCGTCCGCGGGCCCGCTCTCCTCGGACGCCCTCCTGGGAAATCCGCGTCGAAGCGCCGGCACCATCATGGCCATGGCGCTCTCGCTCACCTTCGTCCTGGGGCTCGGGGGTTACCTTGGATCCACAAAAGGGACCATACTGCGCTGGATGGACGACGTCCTCACCTGCGACCTATTCGTCCGGGCTTCCGCCAACTTCACCCGCGGCGACTACCTCTATCCCGGCGCGCTGCGGGAGGAGCTGCTGCAGGTCCCGGGCGTACGGGCCGTGGAGAGCTACCGCGCCATCAAGCCGATGTACCGGGGGAGGCAGATATCGGTCGGCTCCATGGAAGTAGCGTCGCTTCTGGACCGGGCGAAGTACGAGTTCGCGCAGGGGGACGCGCGCGCCATGCGCGAGGGGGCCACGAAGGGGATGTGCACCGTGTCTGAAAACTTCTACCGCCGCTTCCACCTCGGGGTGGGGGACCAGGTAGAGCTGATGACGCCGGGGGGATTGGTGAAATTCCCAATCTCGGCGGTGATCCGCGACTACAGCTCCGACCAGGGAGCCGTCTTCCTCGACCGCAGCACTTTCCTCAAGCACTGGAAGGACGACCGGGTCGACATCTACGACGTCTCGGTGCATCCGGGGGTGGATCCGAAGGCGGTCCGGGAGCAGATCCGGGCCAGGCTGGCGGGGAGGCATCCGGCCCTGATCTCGACGCAAGCCGAGTTCAAGGCCGAGATCGGCAAGGCGGTCGACGCCTTCTACGCCGTCATGCGCATCACCGTCTTCCTCGCCCTCGGCGTCGCCTTTTTGGGGATCGTGACCGCGCTCCTCATCTCGGTTGCCGAGAGGACCCGCGAGATCGGGATACTGAAGGCGCTGGGGGCGATACCGTCCCAGATCGCCAAGAGCGTCGTGGTCGAGGCGCTGGTGTTGGCCCTGGTGGGGCTCTTACTGGCCATTCCCGCCGGGAACCTGTTCGCCTCCTTCATGGAAGGGCCGGTAGCCGTCGCCTTCACCGGCTGGACCATGCCGCACCGTTATCCCTGGGACGTCCTCGGGCAGCTCCTCTTCGCGCTGCCGCTGGTCTCCGCGCTCGCAGCCTGGGTCCCGGCCCGGCAGGCAGCCAGGGTCAAGGTGACCGAGGCGATAGAGTACGAATAA
- a CDS encoding translocation/assembly module TamB domain-containing protein: protein MLRSLLSYIGALRFKKVMYAGALAALAGLIALVLLVVFLPALLSTSQVQSLLRLQLSKSLNKPVSWFNLTVSWSRGLALSGLTVGDGPPPLMNATLAELRVKPGLEWDDSGRYTVSLDVKLKKLEASLAPGPKKPPPVKPAKDPLTQVAEAVQKFQGMEWPLPVDVRLAVDAAPMTVTYLDPASGKQTVLRDVAFALAVPSLSRQPIDTSFTGTVALPGAKPQLVNFKARLSDLVTANNRIKPAASLLLAQAGLPGLTLDAGGGVNRPGGLTAKVRVNLPELAPLAASLAHRELPALEGTLALDLGAELDKNADLRVLFDLAGDRLSIGKIPGKKGTAGPLDLKLHQKLVSDHKRQRVTFSDGTLASPGLLSAAWSAVVDRPTERSRSVAAELGPLRLDLAAAKRLAAPFLPANLPVQEITGTASVVKLAARLQGPDNDGELTLEKAGVDLPQLRLRLANGSLQGEGLSLVLQRAAVPLKKLAPLSLAADLRLGVNKAELSGKKKVLLQGGKGALALSLTDLDLKRKRAVAKVGQSLELAQVQVGQELAVEELREELQLQGRALAGGELEATLPGLKLSASKLRANQGGKQVLLTPLSATLAAEGVHLPKKGEGSPTVKRAHLTATAADALYIEAQAGLSGLFKQVAATTGKARVDLKKLMPVAAAFLPAGFDGKGVAAATWDLEAPLPVATLAKEKNPLRMARGACALLDRGSIALQLNSLDLRVPTAKATYTVENLSTTTPAMFSLPASGKPVAIDGAFSFAGITGLAGAAGQLPLKSGALTVQGELSQWKDLRLTEELRVASLGLSQVAELTVGGIDRLLDDSAKLDTPTLLKRLDATMFAHLEGNFPREAKQAVAGLKLSGNVAAGARLDLTAARELRMRGYTKCRDFGVADGKGMSAQGIRADLVFDRSYALAQGKGDQWVPLSALLVRPPPVAPPAAANSDLAARIYQDLRGEASGPRKIGIKSASFNSGAIPLSATALEADLLLEPDTLGLSFFQAEVGGGTVRARGVIDLSREVPVLSTYCYFSRLDPALLFPATGAARPGEELTGELSLSAPLAAEQRALLEGVKLNLNLRHFSSRILDRALYAMDPYQRNEKIVAQRKSLQLADLKGLRVSAVDGALDCEGELLVKGVGVDIPKLERLRLSELPIRKELERLTAGITSSRALLELARADTLVVGADGALSLKRRSNGK from the coding sequence ATGCTCCGTAGCCTGCTTTCCTACATTGGTGCACTCCGATTCAAAAAAGTGATGTACGCGGGCGCCCTGGCCGCTTTGGCAGGGTTGATCGCCCTCGTCCTCCTGGTGGTCTTCCTGCCGGCCCTTCTTTCCACCTCCCAAGTCCAATCCCTGCTGAGGCTTCAGCTCTCCAAGTCATTGAACAAGCCGGTTTCCTGGTTCAATCTCACCGTGTCGTGGTCGCGAGGTTTGGCCCTTTCCGGGCTCACCGTCGGCGACGGACCTCCGCCTCTTATGAACGCGACCCTGGCGGAACTGCGCGTAAAGCCGGGGCTGGAGTGGGATGACTCCGGGCGCTACACGGTCTCGCTCGACGTGAAGCTCAAAAAGCTGGAGGCGAGCCTGGCTCCGGGGCCGAAAAAACCGCCCCCCGTAAAGCCGGCCAAGGATCCCCTGACGCAGGTGGCCGAGGCGGTGCAGAAGTTCCAGGGTATGGAGTGGCCGCTTCCGGTGGATGTGCGTCTCGCAGTCGACGCCGCTCCCATGACGGTGACCTATCTCGATCCGGCTTCCGGAAAGCAGACGGTGCTGCGCGACGTCGCCTTCGCCCTTGCCGTTCCTTCTCTATCTAGGCAACCAATCGACACCTCGTTCACGGGAACCGTGGCGCTGCCGGGCGCGAAGCCCCAGTTGGTGAATTTCAAGGCTAGGCTCTCGGACCTGGTGACGGCGAACAATCGGATCAAGCCTGCCGCGTCGCTCCTGTTGGCGCAGGCGGGCCTCCCGGGGCTCACCCTCGACGCCGGCGGCGGAGTGAACCGCCCCGGCGGCCTCACGGCCAAGGTGCGGGTGAACCTGCCGGAACTGGCGCCGCTCGCGGCAAGCTTGGCGCACCGGGAACTCCCGGCGCTGGAGGGGACGCTGGCGCTCGACCTGGGAGCGGAGCTGGACAAAAACGCCGACCTCCGGGTCCTCTTCGACTTGGCCGGTGATCGGCTCTCAATCGGGAAGATCCCGGGTAAGAAGGGGACTGCGGGGCCGCTCGATCTGAAGCTGCACCAGAAGCTGGTGAGTGACCACAAGCGGCAGCGTGTGACTTTCAGTGACGGCACCCTGGCAAGCCCCGGTCTTTTGTCGGCGGCCTGGAGCGCCGTGGTCGACCGCCCGACGGAGCGCTCCCGTTCTGTGGCCGCGGAGTTGGGCCCGCTGCGGCTGGACCTGGCAGCGGCAAAGCGTCTGGCTGCACCCTTTTTGCCGGCGAATCTTCCCGTGCAGGAGATAACCGGGACGGCGTCGGTCGTAAAGCTCGCGGCGCGGCTGCAGGGACCGGACAACGACGGCGAGTTGACCCTGGAAAAGGCGGGGGTCGATCTGCCGCAACTGCGCCTGCGCCTGGCTAACGGGTCGCTACAGGGGGAGGGGCTCTCGCTCGTCCTGCAGCGTGCGGCGGTCCCGCTGAAGAAGCTTGCCCCGCTCTCCTTAGCCGCCGACCTGCGCTTAGGCGTTAACAAAGCGGAGTTGTCCGGCAAGAAGAAGGTGCTGCTCCAAGGGGGGAAAGGCGCGCTGGCGCTGTCTCTAACCGATCTGGATCTGAAGCGGAAGCGCGCGGTAGCAAAGGTCGGCCAGTCGCTGGAGCTCGCGCAGGTTCAGGTCGGCCAGGAGCTCGCCGTCGAGGAGCTGCGCGAGGAGCTTCAGCTCCAGGGGCGGGCGCTCGCGGGGGGAGAGCTGGAGGCGACGCTTCCCGGGCTCAAGCTCTCCGCATCGAAGCTGCGCGCGAACCAGGGGGGGAAGCAGGTGCTGCTGACCCCGCTCTCGGCGACGCTTGCGGCGGAAGGGGTGCACCTCCCGAAGAAGGGGGAGGGTAGCCCCACGGTGAAGCGTGCGCATCTCACCGCCACCGCGGCAGACGCGCTTTACATTGAGGCCCAGGCGGGTCTCTCTGGCCTGTTCAAGCAGGTGGCGGCCACGACGGGAAAAGCGCGGGTCGATCTGAAAAAACTGATGCCGGTGGCGGCAGCTTTTCTTCCCGCGGGGTTCGACGGAAAAGGGGTGGCGGCGGCGACGTGGGATCTGGAGGCGCCTCTGCCGGTCGCGACGCTCGCCAAGGAGAAGAACCCGCTCCGGATGGCGCGCGGCGCCTGCGCCCTCCTGGACCGGGGGAGCATCGCGCTGCAGCTGAACAGCCTGGATCTGCGCGTTCCCACTGCTAAAGCGACCTACACGGTTGAAAATCTCAGCACCACCACCCCGGCCATGTTCTCGCTTCCCGCGTCCGGAAAACCGGTCGCCATTGACGGCGCCTTCAGCTTCGCCGGCATCACCGGCCTTGCCGGCGCAGCAGGACAGCTCCCGCTTAAGTCCGGCGCGCTCACAGTTCAGGGGGAGCTTTCGCAGTGGAAGGACCTTCGCCTGACCGAGGAACTGCGGGTAGCTTCGCTGGGGCTGTCACAAGTGGCGGAGCTGACGGTGGGCGGGATCGACCGTCTGCTGGACGACTCGGCAAAGCTCGATACCCCGACCCTTTTGAAGCGCCTGGACGCCACCATGTTCGCCCACCTGGAGGGGAACTTCCCGCGCGAGGCGAAGCAGGCGGTCGCCGGGCTCAAACTCTCCGGCAACGTCGCCGCCGGCGCACGGCTGGATCTCACCGCCGCACGGGAACTGAGGATGCGCGGCTACACCAAGTGCCGCGACTTCGGCGTCGCCGACGGCAAGGGGATGTCGGCGCAGGGGATCCGGGCCGACCTGGTCTTCGACCGCAGCTACGCACTGGCCCAGGGGAAAGGGGACCAGTGGGTTCCCCTCTCGGCGCTCCTGGTGCGTCCCCCACCGGTGGCGCCGCCTGCAGCCGCAAACTCGGACCTTGCCGCGAGGATCTACCAGGATCTGCGCGGGGAGGCGAGCGGCCCCAGAAAGATCGGCATCAAGAGCGCCTCGTTCAATTCCGGCGCCATCCCCTTGAGCGCCACTGCGCTGGAAGCCGACCTGCTGCTGGAGCCGGACACGCTGGGGCTCAGCTTCTTCCAGGCCGAGGTGGGAGGTGGGACCGTGCGGGCGCGTGGTGTGATCGACCTCTCCCGCGAGGTCCCGGTCCTTTCTACCTACTGTTATTTCTCGCGCCTCGATCCGGCGCTTCTATTCCCCGCTACGGGGGCAGCCCGTCCCGGCGAGGAGCTGACCGGCGAGCTTTCCCTCTCCGCGCCGCTTGCCGCCGAGCAGCGGGCGCTCCTGGAGGGGGTGAAGCTGAACCTGAACCTGCGGCACTTCAGCTCGCGCATTCTGGACCGGGCGCTTTACGCCATGGACCCGTACCAAAGAAACGAAAAGATAGTGGCGCAGAGGAAATCGCTGCAACTGGCCGACCTGAAGGGGCTCAGGGTGAGCGCCGTGGACGGTGCGCTCGACTGCGAGGGTGAACTGCTGGTCAAGGGGGTGGGGGTGGACATCCCCAAGCTGGAGCGGCTGCGCCTCTCCGAGCTCCCCATCCGCAAGGAGCTGGAGCGCCTGACCGCAGGCATCACCTCTTCGAGGGCGCTTTTGGAGCTGGCCCGGGCCGACACGCTGGTGGTTGGGGCGGACGGCGCGCTGTCGCTGAAAAGGAGGAGCAATGGGAAATAG
- a CDS encoding ABC1 kinase family protein, whose translation MSCNALASDAASRERLRQLLPREEDAAARERLAELVETACSNRPPTSSLSRLWILGSLQAKVAGAYLAWWLKSRWADADEKERTRNETHLKAALELLGTMGYLRGAVMKVGQMLTLPEMVPEQYARLLSSLSFEAPPMHYAMVREVFYDEFGREPEEMFASFEKRAFAAASLGQVHRARLHSGEQVAVKIQYPGIARTIQSDLKNLRLLLQPMRVGDDWPNLLDKLAEIESVLLAETDYLKEAEVARAVRGHFPPEYGIVVPKVHDGYSSRRVLTTEHLEGVHIDEFLASDPSQEVRDHYTHLMTVATMRLLYRMHWLLADPNPGNYIFMPNGRLGLVDFGCTRVLTDEEWQLQCEAEAAAFQKDDKEMERIIVKASLYESAQEMGKKRVELVGRVIRWQLEPWLVEGLFDFGDSDFFHRGIDALREATKTGYLRGMPLHIWTTRFVLGARAVVYRLRGRCHFKEIYLQESVPPKASHADDAEKTDTRGSI comes from the coding sequence ATGTCCTGTAACGCACTCGCGTCGGACGCTGCCAGCCGGGAGCGCCTGCGGCAACTCCTTCCCCGCGAGGAAGACGCCGCAGCTCGGGAGAGGCTTGCCGAACTGGTCGAAACCGCCTGCAGCAACAGGCCCCCGACGAGTTCCCTTTCCCGCCTCTGGATCCTGGGAAGCCTGCAGGCGAAGGTCGCCGGCGCTTACCTCGCCTGGTGGCTCAAAAGCCGCTGGGCCGATGCGGACGAGAAGGAGCGGACCAGGAACGAGACCCACCTGAAGGCGGCGCTGGAACTGCTCGGCACCATGGGGTACCTGCGCGGGGCTGTGATGAAGGTGGGGCAGATGCTGACGCTCCCCGAGATGGTGCCGGAACAGTACGCCCGCCTGCTCTCCTCGCTCAGCTTCGAAGCGCCGCCGATGCACTATGCCATGGTCCGTGAGGTGTTTTACGACGAGTTCGGGCGGGAGCCGGAGGAGATGTTCGCCAGCTTCGAGAAGAGGGCATTCGCCGCCGCCTCGCTGGGGCAGGTGCACCGCGCCCGGTTACATTCCGGAGAGCAGGTGGCGGTGAAGATCCAGTATCCCGGCATCGCCCGAACCATCCAGTCCGACCTCAAGAACCTCCGCCTGTTGCTGCAGCCGATGCGCGTCGGTGACGACTGGCCCAACCTCCTGGACAAGCTGGCCGAGATCGAGAGCGTGCTCCTCGCCGAGACCGATTACCTGAAGGAGGCCGAGGTGGCACGGGCGGTGCGCGGCCATTTCCCCCCGGAGTACGGTATCGTGGTCCCCAAGGTCCATGACGGATACTCCAGCCGCCGGGTATTGACGACCGAGCATCTGGAGGGGGTGCACATCGACGAGTTCCTCGCCTCCGACCCGTCGCAGGAGGTGCGGGACCACTACACCCACCTGATGACGGTAGCTACCATGCGCCTTTTGTACCGGATGCACTGGCTTTTGGCCGATCCCAACCCCGGCAACTACATCTTCATGCCCAACGGCAGGCTGGGGCTGGTCGATTTCGGCTGCACCCGCGTCCTCACCGACGAGGAATGGCAGCTTCAGTGCGAGGCCGAAGCCGCAGCTTTCCAAAAGGACGACAAGGAGATGGAGCGGATCATCGTCAAGGCCTCGCTCTACGAGTCGGCGCAGGAGATGGGAAAAAAGCGGGTTGAGCTCGTGGGGCGGGTGATCAGGTGGCAGTTGGAGCCCTGGCTCGTCGAAGGGCTCTTCGACTTCGGCGACAGCGACTTCTTTCACAGGGGGATCGACGCACTGCGTGAAGCCACGAAGACGGGGTATCTGCGCGGCATGCCGCTGCACATCTGGACCACGCGTTTCGTACTCGGCGCGCGAGCGGTGGTCTACCGGCTCCGGGGGCGCTGCCATTTCAAGGAGATCTACCTGCAGGAGTCCGTGCCCCCAAAAGCATCGCACGCGGATGACGCGGAAAAAACGGATACCCGCGGATCAATCTAG